The Salvelinus sp. IW2-2015 unplaced genomic scaffold, ASM291031v2 Un_scaffold16380, whole genome shotgun sequence genome contains the following window.
CTGGGAGTGGGAAGAATCAAACAATGGGTTTTTCagggtcacacaaacacacaatttcCAACAAAGAGATGAACCATGTAATATTGAACGGCACTCGACGCTGACCTGTCTCCTAAAGCAGTAAGGAAGTGTCGTTTAGTGCAGACCAGGCAGCCTACCTGTTGTGTATGGAGTTGGCTCCGTGGTGCATGGCAGAGGCTGCATCCGGAGGGCCCCCGGGGCCCTTCCTGTTCATGCCTGGAGGGGGGCACATCCCAGAGGTCACCTGTGGAGGTATGCCGGGGCCCATGTTGGGGCCCATCCCGGGGCCGTAGGGGCGGGCCCCCATCTGACCCGGACCCATCCTGCCAGGGGGCATGCCTGCATACGGCGCCCCACCAGCCTGGCCTGGCATAGGGTTCATGCCCCCCGGACCACCAGGGTAGTTGGCGTTGGGCATGCCACTGTAGCCGGGCTGTCTGGGGTAACctggagggtggggagagagacagagagaMATCAGGGGACTGTTCAGAAGGGCACACCGTAATGGGTTttattattggacaagtccatgtAGTACCTCCCTGTGTCACTCGGTTTCAAAACGTTGAATTTTTACTGAATACAACCCAGGTCTTACACTAACACAGCAAGAGTCCAAATCCTAAACGCGGCGTTGACTGAACCAAAATCAGGAAAATAACTTAACAGACAGGCCTAATATTTGAGTTTAGAAAGGAGGCTTTTATTCAAGCAAATAGATGGATACCTGTGGTGAAGCTTTAGGCCTGTTGTATGTAGCCTGTGGTGAATCTAGACCTAGCCTGCCTCAGCAAGCGTCTAGCCTCCGGCATATAGAAACCTGGCTGGGAGTTTCCGTGGTCCACGTCTACATTTAACTCCACAGATAAcgcctctctctcggtctctgttctGACAGGCTAGCTGATGAAACAGGGTGTAGATGCTGGACTAGAGTCCGATTCGATGAGTAATCCTTCTCCGTACTTCTTCAAAGACCGTGAAGAAAGCCCTCTGAGGGATGCAGCTTCAAAAGGTTCTCTGTGTCTAGGCTACCTCAGAAACGCTGTGACGACTGTAGGATGACAATTGAAAAATCTTTTGAAAGATTTGAATGTTCTGATCTTTTTTTAACGGTCCAGAGAGCAATACTAGGCTACTAGAGAGGACCATCAATAGCTTTACAAATCAGGACGAGCCCTGTGTGTATGTTACAGCAATAGCACTTTAAAGCAGGAAAGGAAGCACGTGGCTCCTACTACCGATCTTCAGGAGGATCATATGCTCCCTGTTGACGCGTTCAtttccccttctcttcctcccccacTCCTTTCACTAAAGCTGGAGAGAACTTATTCAGCAGCTCTTGGAGGAcattgttaaagggatacttcgggattttggcaaggaagccctttatctactgacccagagtcagatgaactagtggCTACCATGTtgatgtctctgcatccagtcatgaaggaagttagaggtagttcaGCGGacccaatgctaactagcgttactgCAAATGACTGGAAAGTCTAAGGTCTATCTAtccgctaacgctagttagcaacttcctcaACTGCACGCAGACATAAAAATGGAATCCCACTAGTTCatccgactctggggaagtagatatcAAGAGCTTCATGCCAAAATCCTGATGTATCCCTTTAAAACCACAAGGTGTTTCAGCATGCAGCCTTCATCAGGGGTTTTACCTCACACGGAGCGCCCAAAAAAACGATTGCATAGCTGCCATCTGTTTGTATGAGGTCTACATAGGTGAGACCTTTCTTCTTAAAGCTCTGCAATATGttaactttggggggggggggggggggggccgacCAAAAtcacattgaaagcaagtcttagaaacggtagatctgttctatgcttcctgttcttaagtttcatttttgcatcttttactttgggttttgtacaccagcttcaaacagctgacaatacaatatttttggttatggtaCAATTATTGTCTGCACTAAACTTgctggttttgtcacaaactgcaattaagcaaactattagaattttaacaaccaggaaatggcggagcggtttctgcatagtgcatctttaacatTTACTTAACCAGGTTAGTCTCCTTTTAACCAGGTTAGTCTCCTTTTAACCAGGTTAGTCTccttttcaagagagacctgaaaTCTTTTGGCCGATCATCGTTAAGCGGGACAGAACCAACTTAATGACTTCATTGTGTACAAGCTGTGTACGGGGCTTCACCTTGTGGTCCGTACTGTCCACCCTGAGGGCCGTAGTTCCCCATGGAGTTGTTCTGAGGGTACGGCCCCATCCCAGGATGCATCTGGCCTCCCGATGACTGGCGAGGGGATAAGGCGGAGCCAGGTTGCTGCGGCGACCCGTAGGGAGGCATCTGGGGGTTACGCAAGTACACTacaaaagacagagagggagagatggagaggaaaatgTTAGCTATACTCTTCCATTTCCACACAGCAGCCATAGAAATATAGTTCCATTTCCACACAGCAGCCATAGAAGTATAGTTCCATTTCCACACCAGCAGCCATAGAAGATATAGTTTCCATTTCCACAACAGCAGCCAATAGAGGTGTAGTTCCATTTCCACACAGCAGCCATAGAAGTATAGTTCCATTTTCCACACAGCAGCCATGAGGTAGTTAGTTTCCATTTCCACAACAGCAGCCATAGAGGTAGTAGTTTCCATTCCACACAGCAGCCTAAGATAGTATTTCCACACAAGAGATAATAGTTCCATTTCCACACAGCAGCCATAGAAGTATAAGTTCCATTTCCCACACAGCAAGCCATAGAATGTATAGTTCCATTTCCACACAGCAGCCATAGAAGTATAGTTCCATTTCCACACAGCAGCCATAGAAGTATAGTTCCATTTCCACACAGCAGCCATAGAAGTATAGTTCCATTTTCCACACAGCAGCCATAGAAGTATAGTTCCATTTCCCCACCAGCAAGCCATAGGAAATATAGTTCCATTTCCACACAGCAGCCATAGAAGTATAGTTCCATTTCCACACAGCAGCCATAGAGTATATAGTTCCCATTTCCACAACAGCAGCCATAGAAGTATAGTTCCATTTCCACAACAGCAGCCATAGAAGTTAGTTCCATTTTCCACACAGCAGCCATAGAAGTATAGTTTCCATTTCCACACAGAGCCATAGAAGTATAGTTCCATTCCACACAGCAGCCATAGAAGTATAGTTCCATTTCCCACACAGCAGCCATAGAAGTATAGTTCCATTGTCCACAAAGCAAGCCATAGAGTATTAGTTCCATTTCCACACAGCACCATAGAAGTATAGTTCCATTTCCACCACAGCAGCCATAGAAGTATGTTCCATTTCCACACAGCAGCCATAGAAGTATAGTTCCATTTCCAACAGCACGCCATAGAAGTATAGTTCCATTTCCCACAGCAGCCATAGAAATTATAGTTCCCATTTCCAACACAGCAGCCATAGAAATATAGTTCCATTTCCACACAGCAGCCATAGAAGTATAGTTCCATTTCCCACACAGGCAGCCATAAGAAGTATAGTTCCATTTAAAGCCAAAGACATCCAACAGCAGCCATAGAAGTATAGTTTCCATTTCCACACAGCTAGCCATTAGAAAGTATAGTTCCATTTCCACACAGTAGCCAAAGAAGCGTAGTTCCATTTCCTAAAACCCTATCAACGTCGGGTGTTGAATGTCATTCAGTCCTTATCCAAACAAACCATAAAAaagcaaggtgatttgtagatcgtTCAGGCTGCAGTCAGGGTAGTCGATCTCAAACACGACCTATATCTTTTCATACTCACCCCTGTCCTGGCCCATGGCTGACTGGCCCATGGATGTGTGGAGAATGCCGTCTGAATGGACGCTGGGCGGCCGGGGAGGCATCTGGTTACCTGCGTGATGACATCAGAGAGATTCAGACACGCTGGGCATCATAAAAACAGACCATGCTTCTGATTCGTACAACAAAAGCTGTGGTTTACAACAAAAGCTGTGGTTTACGACAAAAGCTGTGGTTTACGACAAAAGCTGTGGTTTACGACAAAAGCTGTGGTTTACGACAAAAGCTGTGGTTTACGACAAAAGCTGTAGTTTACGACAAACGCTGTGGTTTACGACAAACGCTGTGGTTTACTTTAGGAAGCTGGACGTGTACTATGTGGTAGATTACTGCTTCTCTCTGGAAACCAGTGGCTCTatcataagtgtgtgtgtagctcTATTCTCTCTGTACCCACCTGGCACGGCAGCAGGTGACAGGGGTCCGGAGCGCGAGGGGGTGACGCTGGCAGGGGAGCCcacgggggagggggagggggagggcccGCGGATGTCAGGCAAGTGGGGCGAGGTGTGGGGTGAGAAGGGTGACTGGGCAGGGTTACTCTGTTCCCCCTGGCTACTGGACACCCCCGACGTGCTGACGCCCGGACTCAGAGCCCCCTCCGTACCCGTTGGCAAGTCATCTATGGAACCAGAGAGGTCCtggaacaagagagaggagagaattagaacCACAGAATGAAATAGAACACTAGGAAGTATGACTGGAGAAACAGGATTTATTTGGAACATATGGTTTTGGTTATGCACAGTGTTAATGTTCACTTGGCTACTGAGGGTTGTACAGCTCAGACATATTGGGCAGCAAAAGTCATCTCATCTGTCCAAAGTCTACAGAGAGGATCCAGATGACCAGAGTCCAGCAAAGAAGACAACAGACCAGAGATTCCGTTAGCCGGTAAATGTTGGCTTTTGTGCGTATTCAAAAAWTTTTAAATCTTAATTAAAATGCAAAAGTTAAAATTCAACTAATGCGAGAGCACCAGCcgctgccatatggacacattgatacaccgtgATGATTGACGGCTCAATAGTCTAAATGAGAACATGGAACAgacggccaatgcagacgttgACCTAGAACTTCCATTGTCAACTAAGTCAAAATACATAAAGccgacaacaacaacagaaaaatcGAAAATATACTGACGAAAATGCTGGTTCTCTCAAACAAATTCACCCCTCTCCTCAGCCGGTCTGCCTTTCTGACTTGAGCTATCactagtgaagtgcaacattgtatcaaatcacCTGGATCCTCTCTAGGGAATTTGCAACATAGTCTCAACTACTCAGAGTTTCCAGCACCAGTGAGCTCGGGAGAGACAGTTGTTTTTGCGAAAGGTATTTTATGATGTTGATATTGATATGATGttattttgctctttcacaccgaggcttggatATTACCGAGGGGGAGATTGTTGGAAAGATTTCTCAAATAGGCCTACTGTGAGGACGTATTAGGCTATCATTCGCAATATATGATTAAAAACCAGACTTCCTTGATGTACTGTGTGAGGTGAATCAAAAAAAGACtgaagctcagcttattagtGGTCGATGTGGTGAGATAAGACAACCAGAAATCCCCAAATGGGCATTTTCCTACTTTTGAGCACAAAAGTGCAACAGCCAAGACCAGGTCCCACTAGATTCTACTTCAAACCTGCTAAGCAAGCTTTCCCTACAAACCTCTGGCAAACAACCGCTGGCTGACATACCCTGCAAACAACCCTGGCTAACAACCCTGCAACAAACGCGGCGCGCTAGTCAACCATCTGCGAAACAGACCCTTGCAAACAGACCGCTGCTACAAACCCGCCTGGCAAACAACCAGTCCGCTACAACCCCGGCAGAATAACCCACCGCTACAGGACCCCGCTACAACAGCGCCGCTAACAACCCGCTACAACGCGGCCGCAAACATAAGAccccgcaacaaagcctcctggCAACAACCTTCTGGCTACAGACCACTGTGCCTACAACCCTGCTACAACCCTGCTACAACCCGCAGTATCAACCGCAGCTAGACAGACCTGCAACAAACCTTCCTGCTACAACCCTGCTACATGGACGCTCCGCAACAAGACCCTGCACACAACCCCGGCTAACAGACCGCTTGCATCAACGCCCGCTATACAACTCGCTGCTAAGCAACCCTGCAACAACCCCAGCCGCTAGCAACCAGCTGTGACAGCTACTCTCCAATGGCAGATCAGCCGCTTCTAACAACCCGCTGAATGCACCTCTGTCAATTCTAAACCCTTGCATGTACATGGACTCGCCGCCGCGGTACAACTCTGCTACAGTTACCTCCTGGCAACATCACCGCTAACATACTCGCAGACAACAACCCCGCGTAGCATGACCCCGGCAACAACCCCGGCTAACAACGCCTGGGCAACAATCCCTGCTACAGACTCTCCAACAACCCCTGTCTACAGCACTCCTGTCTACAACCCTGCCAACAGACCACTGCAACAGACCCCGCTCCCTAAGAACCCTGCTACAACCCTGGGCAACAACCGCACCGCGCTACCAACTCTCCCAGGACAACCGCCGCTAGCGAAGCCCGGCTAGCAAGGCCTGCTAGCAAAGCCGACTGCGTAACCTGCCAGACAACCCTAGCAAGCAACCCTCGCAAGCGAACGCACGGCAACAAACGCCCAACTACAACACCTCCGGCAACAAATCCCTCACGGCTATGCATTACCGGCTGCAAACCAGAAACCGCAACAAGCTCTGCGGTACAACGCCTGCTACAGACCCGCGCTACGCAACTCCTGTCAACAAACCCCGGCATAGCAATCCCGG
Protein-coding sequences here:
- the LOC112080573 gene encoding AT-rich interactive domain-containing protein 1A, with the translated sequence MFQINPVSPVILPSVLFHSVVLILSSLLFQDLSGSIDDLPTGTEGALSPGVSTSGVSSSQGEQSNPAQSPFSPHTSPHLPDIRGPSPSPSPVGSPASVTPSRSGPLSPAAVPGNQMPPRPPSVHSDGILHTSMGQSAMGQDRVYLRNPQMPPYGSPQQPGSALSPRQSSGGQMHPGMGPYPQNNSMGNYGPQGGQYGPQGYPRQPGYSGMPNANYPGGPGGMNPMPGQAGGAPYAGMPPGRMGPGQMGARPYGPGMGPNMGPGIPPQVTSGMCPPPGMNRKGPGGPPDAASAMHHGANSIHNRPPGYPPNMPQGMMGAGPPYGPGPGAINSMQGMMNQGGPYGGGPMGGNMANNTPGMAPSPEFGIDVKLSPAQKMNNKVDGTPKPETKKKSNSSTTTNEKITRLYELGPELERRTWVDRYLAFAEDKAMGMTNLPAVGRKPLDLFRLYVSVKEIGGLTQVNKNKKWRELSTNLNVGTSSSAASSLKKQYIQCLYAFECKIERGEDPPPDLFIDAKKTTQPKIQPPSPGQCCVCASAL